From Paenibacillus sp. V4I7, the proteins below share one genomic window:
- a CDS encoding type II secretion system F family protein, giving the protein MMSNLFSPMLVSGFAKGLFISLWIIGTVMIAIPVLQKIAAAIQKRRRFRSLGDPEKEIKISFRKIPLVDRFAVEMEIAEIKTSVEVVLSIMLVGLLVGGFGSTGAIYLLQQAYATGTDRIASTNPVFLSLCTGILFASFPYFYIRFRLQRKRHRIALRMIALVQNLIGHYRPRITMAELASKAGPTMHADVRAEWKRLELSLRIKPIKDALYEFAERLDNHWADDLVDILLIGITRGVNVTGALQKLVKDMLTSKKNEENRLAMITVYRIGTVFLVLAAFGIVLFNVIADPPNFKHYFLEPFGKFLMVLTLVVLMGSMIMVLKSGRKRF; this is encoded by the coding sequence ATGATGAGTAATCTTTTTTCTCCAATGCTTGTATCTGGGTTCGCAAAGGGACTATTCATTTCTTTGTGGATTATTGGAACGGTAATGATTGCTATTCCGGTTCTTCAAAAAATTGCCGCTGCTATTCAAAAAAGAAGAAGATTCAGGAGTCTTGGCGATCCGGAAAAGGAAATAAAAATATCTTTTCGGAAGATACCGCTCGTCGATCGCTTCGCTGTTGAAATGGAGATTGCAGAAATCAAGACGAGTGTAGAAGTTGTACTTTCGATTATGCTTGTGGGCTTGTTGGTTGGCGGATTTGGATCGACCGGGGCGATTTATCTTCTGCAACAGGCCTACGCTACCGGTACCGATCGGATAGCTTCAACGAATCCAGTGTTCTTGAGTTTATGTACAGGAATATTATTCGCTTCATTCCCTTATTTTTATATTCGCTTTCGATTACAGCGCAAGAGGCATCGCATTGCACTTCGTATGATTGCACTTGTGCAAAACTTGATCGGTCATTATCGGCCTCGCATCACGATGGCAGAACTTGCTTCAAAAGCAGGTCCTACCATGCACGCAGATGTTCGTGCCGAATGGAAGAGACTCGAGCTCTCCCTTCGCATTAAACCAATTAAAGATGCCCTTTATGAATTTGCGGAGCGCTTAGACAACCACTGGGCTGATGATCTAGTAGACATCCTCCTTATTGGGATTACGCGAGGTGTTAATGTAACGGGGGCTCTTCAAAAGTTAGTGAAGGATATGCTGACGTCAAAGAAAAATGAGGAGAATCGGCTCGCAATGATTACGGTATATCGTATCGGTACAGTGTTCCTAGTGCTTGCTGCGTTTGGTATCGTCCTTTTTAACGTTATTGCTGATCCGCCTAATTTTAAGCACTATTTCTTGGAACCATTCGGTAAATTCCTTATGGTCCTTACGTTAGTCGTTCTGATGGGATCCATGATCATGGTACTTAAATCAGGACGTAAGCGATTCTAG